The Ischnura elegans chromosome 1, ioIscEleg1.1, whole genome shotgun sequence genome contains a region encoding:
- the LOC124157608 gene encoding probable deoxyhypusine synthase, with protein MSRRTHSDANVEGDGSGTSTSKESNISLAKEAVLVKSEEIPKDTPVIHGYDWEHGVDYHKLLRSYKCSGFQSTNLGLAIEEIEKMLQCRKLPLPEEYLDKNEEDEFIRRRTNCTIFLGYTSNLVSSGLRETIRFLVKNKMVDCLVTTAGGVEEDFIKCLAPTYLGDFHLDGRTLREKGINRIGNLLVPNKNYCMFEDWLMPILDEMLLEQKEKQITWTPSKVITRLGEKINNPESIYYWAAVNKIPVFSPALTDGSIGDMMYFHSYRNPGLVLDIIQDLRRLNTMAVKAKNSGMIILGGGLIKHHICNANLMRNGADYSVFINTASEFDGSDSGARPDEAISWGKIRKESNPVKVYAEASLVFPLIVAETFAAEFSCTK; from the exons ATGTCACGCAGAACTCACAGTGACGCGAATGTGGAAGGTGATGGAAGTGGAACCTCAACTTCTAAAGAGTCCAACATCTCGCTTGCCAAAGAAGCAGTTCTGGTAAAGAGTGAAGAAATACCTAAAGACACCCCTGTTATCCATG GTTATGACTGGGAGCATGGGGTCGACTATCATAAGCTTTTGCGGTCTTATAAATGCAGTGGCTTTCAGTCAACAAACCTTGGATTAGCTATTGAGGAAATAGAGAAAATG TTGCAGTGCCGTAAGCTGCCTCTTCCAGAAGAGTATCTAGACAAGAATGAGGAGGATGAATTTATTCGTCGTCGAACTAATTGTACTATATTTTTGGGGTATACATCGAATCTGGTTTCCTCTGGATTACGAGAGACAATACGATTCTTGGTGAAAAACAAAATG GTAGACTGCTTAGTAACCACTGCTGGGGGTGTGGAGGAAGACTTCATCAAATGCCTGGCTCCTACGTACTTAGGTGACTTTCATTTGGATGGGAGGACACTCAGGGAAAAGGGCATCAATCGCATTGGAAATCTTCTTGTGCCCAATAAGAACTATTGtatgtttgaagattggttgatGCCGATCTTGGATGAAATGCTATTGGAGCAGAAGGAAAAA CAAATCACATGGACCCCTTCCAAAGTTATTACTCGGCtgggtgaaaaaataaacaatccaGAATCAATTTACTACTGGGCAGCTGTGAACAAGATTCCTGTATTCAGTCCTGCTTTGACTGATGGAAGCATTGGAGACATGATGTATTTCCATTCGTATCGCAACCCTGGACTGGTTTTGGACATCATTCAAG ATTTGAGGCGTCTCAACACAATGGCTGTTAAAGCAAAAAATAGTGGAATGATAATCCTTGGTGGTGGTCTAATTAAACATCATATTTGCAATGCAAATCTAATG AGAAATGGTGCTGATTATTCAGTTTTTATAAACACTGCATCAGAATTTGATGGAAGTGACAGTGGAGCACGTCCGGATGAGGCGATATCATGGGGGAAAATACGCAAAGAATCAAATCCAGTCAAG GTGTATGCAGAAGCCAGTCTCGTCTTTCCACTTATTGTTGCTGAAACATTTGCTGCTGAGTTTTCATGTACAAAATGA